The Rhodopirellula islandica DNA window GTCCAAATGCCGAAAGACTCCTGCCGGCAACAGACGACTTGCCAAGTTTTGAAGTTGCGATTCCCCTGAGCTCCAGGGTCGCTCATCGAGGAGCTTCATCGACCAGCAGGGCGGACAACACTTGTGCGTATACCCGATGCCCAAAATCGTTGGGATGATTGACTCCGTTGCCAGTCAGGTCGTGATCTTTCTTTCGCAATAGAAATTCCTGCCACACCGAAGTCATGTCGGCGAGCGCAATCCCAGGTTCACAAAGCGACGCCAGTTGGTCGCGGTACTTTGGGAAAACGTCGTGGTTCAGCGTTGTCCAGTCGCGGTTGCCGAGCATGGTCGCGACGAGGATGAATTCGACATCGGGCAGCGTCTCGCGTGCGGTGGAAATCATCTGGGAAATGCTCTCGCCATAATCCGCCGGAGAACGTCCGGCTGAATCGTTCATGCCGAATGCCAGCAAAATCAGATCGGGTTTTGATTCCACAACCGTTGGGATCTGCAAGACTCCCCATGGCGTCGATGTCCCACCAACGGACAGATTGGTCAGTTCGATGGTTGTCTTGTAATGCGACTCAAGGTGCTGCTTCAACAAGTCTTGATAAGCAGGCTGAAACGGTGCCGCGCCGCCCCAAGCGGATGCATTGCATCCCGTTGAGATACTGTCTCCGAGCAGGACAACCGAAACCGCCTGCCGGTTCTGCAGCTTGCCGATCGTGAGCGGCAGAGCCGATGGATCGAAGGCCGGCATCGCGACCGGCCAGTCGTCTGCCGCTTTGGAATAAGTGATCCACGACTGCATGCTGTGGTACTCCAACTTGCCGCCGAACAGGATCTCGCCGTTGCCGTCGCGATGAGTGAGTTTGTAATTCTGCGAATTGTCTGGTCGCCGCAGGTCCGCGGCTGACTTCGTTTCGATTCGCGACGTGGAGGGAACGGAGATTTCACGTGAACCGCTGGCGTGATCAAAGTCCACTCCCGGTTCGTACGTGATCGCTCCCGTTGAATCCTGAACCGAGATGATTTTCTGAATCGGAAACAGCACCGACGCTCGCGCTTCCCCTGTTGCCGGATCGCGAATGAACAGCACTGATTCTCGCTCAATCACATCCGCCTTCCAGAAAGGCTGCAGTTGTTCAGGCGAGTATTGCCACCGAGAAGGTTCTGTGGCCGGTGAGGACGCCGATGATCCGATCATCACGCAGGCGACGGTGATTGCGGCAAACACCGACAGCATCGGACGCAAGCGGCAATCCTGTTCAATCCGAGGATGCCCCAAGCACAAACGCGGGAGGCTTTCCGCCAGAACCATGCAGTCTCTCGTCATCGCTTCAACCTTTTTGGCAACGGCCTGTCATTTGACACCCTTCCCAAATGCATCCGAGCGAAGCATTTTGAGGAACGGTCCGGAAATCACTGCGAAGTGAATGCATTTTAGCAGGAGCAAAGACGACCAGGCGAAGGCCTGCTCATGATTGGCTGGGTTGCCCTGAGTTCACGCCCCGACAACTTCCCCCCGAGACAATCTCACCCCGAACTCAAATTCGGGCCCAGCCTCCTAGAACCAGGCAAAGCGTGCGGCGGCAAGATATGCTGTGCCTTCGAAGTCAAGGAACGCTCGCGTCTGGACGCGAGCCCCACCTGTTCCTGCGCCCGCCTAAGCAGGTAAGCAGGAATGATCAAGCACAACCATGTGAGGCGTTTGGGCGTTAGCCCCGGTTGCGAGTGAAAACCGTGGCTAACGCCAACGGCTCACATACCCGATGGCACATGCGTACCCGCCTAGCTCCCTCCCCACCTCATTGCCCCACGATGAAATACAGACTTGCCTGTGTCATGGTTTTCCTGGCCCTGACCTCCCCACTCAACCTGTGGGCGGACGACTTTCCGAAACCGTTCAACACCGAGAATTCGGACGCCAGCCAAACCTCTCCAGAAGACGCTCTCAAAGGGATCACCGTCCCGGAAGGTTTTCAGGTGACCCTGTTCGCGTCGGAGCCCGAGATCAACCAGCCCATTGCATTGGCGACCGACGATCGCGGTCGGCTGTGGGTTGCCGAAAACTACACCTACTCCGATCGAGCCACGAACTTTGATGAATCCATGCGTGACCGCATTGTGATTCTAGAAGATGTCGATGGTGACGGCAGTTTCGATCAACGCACGGTCTTCTGGGATCAAGGCAGGCGACTGACCAGCGTCGAAATCGGGTACGGTGGTGTCTGGGTTCTGGACGCGCCCAACCTGCTGTTCATTCCCGATGCTGACCAAGACGATGTGCCCGACGGGGAACCGATTGTCATGCTCGATGGCTGGGACGACGACGCCGCCCGACACACGATCGTCAACGGACTGCGTTGGGGGCCGGACGGTTGGCTGTACGGTCGCAATGGCATCATGGCCATCTCCAACGTCGGGATCCCCGGCGCGACGCCCGACCAAAGGGTGCCAATGGACTGCGGGATCTGGCGGTTCCACC harbors:
- a CDS encoding SGNH/GDSL hydrolase family protein, which encodes MTRDCMVLAESLPRLCLGHPRIEQDCRLRPMLSVFAAITVACVMIGSSASSPATEPSRWQYSPEQLQPFWKADVIERESVLFIRDPATGEARASVLFPIQKIISVQDSTGAITYEPGVDFDHASGSREISVPSTSRIETKSAADLRRPDNSQNYKLTHRDGNGEILFGGKLEYHSMQSWITYSKAADDWPVAMPAFDPSALPLTIGKLQNRQAVSVVLLGDSISTGCNASAWGGAAPFQPAYQDLLKQHLESHYKTTIELTNLSVGGTSTPWGVLQIPTVVESKPDLILLAFGMNDSAGRSPADYGESISQMISTARETLPDVEFILVATMLGNRDWTTLNHDVFPKYRDQLASLCEPGIALADMTSVWQEFLLRKKDHDLTGNGVNHPNDFGHRVYAQVLSALLVDEAPR